The following is a genomic window from Verrucosispora sp. WMMD573.
GGTACTCAACTACCTTGAGGCACCGACCCCGCCCGCCGACCGCCCCCGCTACGAGAAGGTCCTCGACAAACTCCGCTGAAGCCGCTCTACGTACGCAGCCGGAGGCCGCGGGGGGTGGTGCGGAAGCCGGCGGCGGTCAGGGCGTCGCGCAGCGGCGACGAGCGTACGGACTCGCCGTCGGCGCGTTCCACCGAGATCGGGCCCAGCGCGCCGGAGTGGACGGCGTCGGCCAGGGCCTTGCCGGCCGCGGCCAGCGCGTCGACGTCGTCGGTGAAGGAGAGCAGCGTCCGCCCACCCCGCTCCACGTAGAGCGCCAACCCGCCCTCGACCAGCACGACAAGCGCCCCGGCCTTGCGACCCGCCCGGTGCCCGGTGGCCGGCGGTGAGGTCGCGTCACCGGAGTCGACGGCACGCTCGGGCCAGGGCAGCGCCGCGCCGTACGGGTTCGCCGGATCGGTGGCCGCCAGCACCACGGTGGCCCCGCCCCGCCGGCCGCCGTCGAGCGGATCGGCGCCGGCGCGGATCCGGTCCACCGCGCCGGGCACCGCGAACTGCGCTGCGCCCAGCCCGTCGACGAAGTAGCCGCGCCGCGCCGCGCCGCGCTCCTCGAGCGCGGACAGCACCGGGTAGACGGCGGCGAACCCTCCCACCACCTGCTCGGCCACGACCGCGCCCCGGGTCAGCACACCGTGCCGTTCGAGCAGGACATCGGCGAGGGCGGCGGCGCGGCGGGTCGGGTCGGTGTCCCGCGCCGGCAACCGCGACCAGCGCCCGGCCACCGTGGGCGGCCCACCACGACTCGGCAGCGCCGCCCGTCCCGGGCGGCGGTAACGACCCCGGGCCGCGGTCGGGCGGGCGCGGTGCGCGCCACCCGCGCCCAGGACCGCCCGCAACGGTGCCAGGGTGTCGTTGGTGAGGTGACCGGCCCAGACCAGGTCCCAGATGACCGCGGTCAGCTCGACATCGTCGGTGGCACCGACCCGGTCGGCCAGGGGCCGGAAGAACAGCGCCTGCCCGTCGTCGAGGGCGGCCAGCACCGCCTCGTGCAGGGGCGTACGCGTGGCCGTGTCATCCGGCGGCGGAAGCAGCAGCGGAGCCGAGTCGGCGTACGCCAGGCTGACCCAGCCGTCCCCACCGGAGATCGCGCCCGCGCCGGCCCACAGCACCTCGCCGCTGGCGCACAGCTCGTCGAGCTGGGCGGGAGAGTAGTCGGCGACCCGGGCGGGGAGTACCAGCCGTTCCAGCGCCGACGCGGGCACCGAGGCACCCTGCAACTGCTCGACCGTCGCGGCCACCGCCTCGACCCCGCGAGCCGAGGAGCCCACCTGCTGCCAGCGGGGCAGGAAGGTGGCCAGGGCCTGCGGTGGTACCGGCTCGATCTCGCGGCGCAGCGCGGCGAGGGAACGGCGGCGCAGCAGGCGCAGCACCTCGGCGTCGCACCACTGGGTGCCGGCCGTGTCCGGAGTGAACTCGCCGGACACCACCCGGCCGGTGGCGGCCAGCCGGCGCAGCGTCTGCTCGACCACGAAGACCCCCAACCCGAACCGGGCCGCGCAGCCGGCGGCGGTGAACGGGGTGTGGGTGCGGGCGTACCGGGCCACCAGGTCGCCGAGCGGGTCGGCGACCGGTTCGAGATATGCCTCGGCGACACCGACCGGCAGGGCGACGCCGAGGGCGTCCCGCAGCCGGCCGGCATCCTCGACGCCGACCCAGCGTTCCTGACCGGCGATGCGGACCCGCAGCACCCGCCGGGCGGCGGCCAGGTCGGTCAGCCACGCCTCGGGCACCCCGCGTTCGGCCAGCTCAGCCATGCTCAGGTCGCCGAGCTGCCGCAGCAGCTCGACCACGTCCTCGGTGTCGCGGGCGCGGCGCTGCGCGGTGAGCCAGCGCAACTGCCGCTCGGTTTCGGAGAGCACCGCCGGATCGAGCAGCTCGCGCAGGTCGACCCGGCCGAGCAGCTCACCCAGCAGGGCCGAATCCAGCGTGAGGGCGGCGGCTCGGCGTTCCGCCAGCGGGGCGTCGCCCTCGTAGAGGAAGGCGCCGACGTAGCCGAAGAGCAGCGAGCGGGCGAACGGGGACGGCCGGGCGCTCTCCACCTCGACCAGGCGTACCCGGCGGCCGGCCAGGTCGCGCATGACCTCGGTCAGGGCGGGCAGATCGAAGACGTCCTGGAGGCACTCCCGCGCCGCCTCCAGGGTGACCGGGAAGTCGGCGTACTCCCGGGCCACGTCGAGCAGTTGGGCGGCGCGCTGTCGTTGCTGCCAGAGCGGCTGGCGGCGGCGTGGATCCCGGCGGGGCAGCAGCAGCGACCTAGCGGCGCACTCGCGGAACCGGGCGGCGAACAGTGTCGAGGTGCCGACCGACTCCTCCACCAGCTGGGCGATCTCCTCCGGATCGAAGGCCACCACGTCGGCGCCGGGCGGAGTGTCGGCGGTGTCCGGCAACCGGACCACGATCCCGTCGTCGGCGGGCATCACCTGCGCGTCGACCCCGTAGCGCTCGGCGAGCCGGCGGCCGATGGCCAACGCCCAGGGTGCGTTGACCCGGGCGCCCAGGACGCTGTGCACGGCCAGCCGCCAGTCACCCAGCTCGTCGCGGAAGCGTTCGACGACGATCGTCCGGTCGTCCGGCAGGGCCCGGGTCGCCACCCGCTGCTCGTGCAGGTAGGTGACCAGGTTCCCGGCGGCCCAGTCGTCCAGCCCGGTGTCCCGCAGTGCGGCCGTGGCCTGCTCGGTGTCCTGCCGAAGCAGGGCCCGCACCCGGGCACCTATCGCCCGGCCCAGTTCCACCGGCCGGCCCGGCTGGTCGCCCTTCCAGAAAGGCATCTTCGCCGCCTGCCCGGGAGCGGGGGAGACCAGCACCCGGTCCGGCGTGATCTCCTCGATCCGCCAGGACGAGGAACCGAGCAGGAAGACGTCACCGACGCGGGACTCGTAGACCATCTCCTCGTCCAGCTCGCCGACCCGGGCGGCCCGTTCCGCCCCGGCCAGGAAGACGCCGAACAACCCCCGGTCGGGGATGGTGCCGCCGCTGGTCACCGCGAGCCGTTGAGCGCCGGGACGGCCGGTCAGCACGTCGGTGGCGCGATCCCAGACCAGTCGGGGGCGAAGCTCGGCGAAGGCGGTCGACGGGTAGCGGCCGGAGAGCATGTCCAGTACGGCGTGCAGCGCGGAGTCGGGCAGCTCGGCGAAGGGCGCGGCCCGACGGACGACGGTCGCCAGGTCGCCGATCCGCCATTCGTCCAGTGCCACCATCGCGACGACCTGCTGGGCCAGCACGTCCAGCGGATTGCGGGGATGGTGCAACTCCTCGATGGCGGCCTCGCCCATCCGCTCGGCGACCACGGCGCAGGAGAGCAGGTCGCCCCGGTGCTTGGGCAGGACCACCCCCCGCGACACCGCGCCGACCTGGTGTCCGGCCCGGCCGACTCGTTGCAGGCCGGCGGCCACGCTCGGCGGCGC
Proteins encoded in this region:
- a CDS encoding ATP-dependent helicase, with product MADSSTASGEQVLSRFGPATREWFGAAFAAPTAAQAGAWNAVAAGRHALVVAPTGSGKTLAAFLWSLDRLSRATAPADPRQRCRVLYVSPLKALAVDVERNLRAPLTGIRQAASRLALPPPDITVGMRTGDTPADERRAFARTPPDILITTPESLFLLLTSAARDSLRGVETVIVDEVHAVAGTKRGAHLALSLERLDELLPAPAQRIGLSATVRPLDECARFLGGARPVEVVAPATAKTIEVSVQVPVEDMTRLDEQPTPEDDLAGPRTASIWPAVEERVFALIRAHRSTIVFTNSRRGAERLCARLNELAADDTATATSPVAGPAARTPAEMMAQAGAVSGAPPVIARAHHGSVSREERRQIEEALKAGRLPAVVATSSLELGIDMGAVDLVVQIEAPPSVAAGLQRVGRAGHQVGAVSRGVVLPKHRGDLLSCAVVAERMGEAAIEELHHPRNPLDVLAQQVVAMVALDEWRIGDLATVVRRAAPFAELPDSALHAVLDMLSGRYPSTAFAELRPRLVWDRATDVLTGRPGAQRLAVTSGGTIPDRGLFGVFLAGAERAARVGELDEEMVYESRVGDVFLLGSSSWRIEEITPDRVLVSPAPGQAAKMPFWKGDQPGRPVELGRAIGARVRALLRQDTEQATAALRDTGLDDWAAGNLVTYLHEQRVATRALPDDRTIVVERFRDELGDWRLAVHSVLGARVNAPWALAIGRRLAERYGVDAQVMPADDGIVVRLPDTADTPPGADVVAFDPEEIAQLVEESVGTSTLFAARFRECAARSLLLPRRDPRRRQPLWQQRQRAAQLLDVAREYADFPVTLEAARECLQDVFDLPALTEVMRDLAGRRVRLVEVESARPSPFARSLLFGYVGAFLYEGDAPLAERRAAALTLDSALLGELLGRVDLRELLDPAVLSETERQLRWLTAQRRARDTEDVVELLRQLGDLSMAELAERGVPEAWLTDLAAARRVLRVRIAGQERWVGVEDAGRLRDALGVALPVGVAEAYLEPVADPLGDLVARYARTHTPFTAAGCAARFGLGVFVVEQTLRRLAATGRVVSGEFTPDTAGTQWCDAEVLRLLRRRSLAALRREIEPVPPQALATFLPRWQQVGSSARGVEAVAATVEQLQGASVPASALERLVLPARVADYSPAQLDELCASGEVLWAGAGAISGGDGWVSLAYADSAPLLLPPPDDTATRTPLHEAVLAALDDGQALFFRPLADRVGATDDVELTAVIWDLVWAGHLTNDTLAPLRAVLGAGGAHRARPTAARGRYRRPGRAALPSRGGPPTVAGRWSRLPARDTDPTRRAAALADVLLERHGVLTRGAVVAEQVVGGFAAVYPVLSALEERGAARRGYFVDGLGAAQFAVPGAVDRIRAGADPLDGGRRGGATVVLAATDPANPYGAALPWPERAVDSGDATSPPATGHRAGRKAGALVVLVEGGLALYVERGGRTLLSFTDDVDALAAAGKALADAVHSGALGPISVERADGESVRSSPLRDALTAAGFRTTPRGLRLRT